In a genomic window of Sus scrofa isolate TJ Tabasco breed Duroc chromosome 4, Sscrofa11.1, whole genome shotgun sequence:
- the S100A14 gene encoding protein S100-A14, producing MGQCRSANAEDAQEFSDVERAIETLIKNFHQYSVEGGKETLTPSELRDLVTQQLPHLMPSNCGLEEKIANLGSCNDSKLEFGSFWELIGEAAKSVKLESPVRGS from the exons ATGGGACAGTGTCGGTCAGCCAACGCGGAG GATGCCCAGGAATTCAGTGACGTGGAGAGGGCCATTGAGACCCTGATCAAGAACTTCCACCAGTATTCGGTGGAGGGTGGGAAGGAGACGCTGACCCCCTCCGAGCTACGGGACCTGGTCACCCAGCAGCTGCCCCACCTCATGCCG AGCAACTGCGGGCTGGAAGAGAAGATTGCCAACCTGGGCAGCTGTAACGACTCTAAACTGGAGTTTGGGAGCTTCTGGGAGCTGATCGGAGAAGCAGCCAAGAGCGTGAAGCTGGAGAGTCCTGTCCGGGGAAGCTGA
- the S100A16 gene encoding protein S100-A16 yields MADSYTELEKAVVVLVENFYKYVSKHSLVKNKISKSSFRKMLQKELNHMLTDTGNRKAADKLIQNLDANHDGRISFDEYWTLIGGITSPIANLIRQQEQQSSS; encoded by the exons ATGGCAGACAGCTACACGGAGCTGGAGAAGGCGGTCGTCGTCCTGGTGGAAAACTTCTACAAATATGTGTCCAAGCACAGCCTGGTCAAGAACAAGATCAGCAAGAGTAGCTTCCGGAAGATGCTTCAGAAAGAGCTCAACCATATGCTGACG GACACGGGGAACCGAAAGGCTGCTGACAAGCTTATCCAGAACCTGGATGCCAATCATGATGGGCGCATCAGCTTTGATGAGTACTGGACCTTGATAGGGGGCATCACGAGCCCCATCGCCAACCTCATCCGCCAGCAGGAACAGCAAAGCAGCAGCTAG